One stretch of Kluyveromyces marxianus DMKU3-1042 DNA, complete genome, chromosome 8 DNA includes these proteins:
- the NOT5 gene encoding CCR4-NOT core subunit NOT5: protein MSQRKLQQEVDKVLKKVKEGLEEYEEIYEKFQNTESDNQSYREKLESDLKREIKKLQKHREQIKNWLSKDDIKDRADVLMENRRLIESGMERFKSIEKIMKTKKFSTEALTNPDLIKDPRELKKRDQFLFVEECLEELQKQLDAFEVENNEEQIEKHTFHISNLENILKLLQNDDLDPETVQDFQEDIRYYVDNNDDPDFVDYDTIYQDMGCEIQPEDLLKEQSTPSKPKRSERSPRKKASPAPASLKSSTSSPRVTATSTVPSAQQQQESDNQDNASGAADTSDAATAAATAAAAAASNSSSAQNNDTNNDEKGNSNVDESNNASSKGTDSPSSAAVAAAVAATNGSAQSAGSTSATQTTTTPTTSSSTKSKKDKEPTPIPQAEDLPPPKDLSQEIEEILAKDLENKLAFKDPLFKEELPYWLETKKKLIQPPKEIDDFTLKHLESSLLNCPDSLDADTPRLFENPLSLPHPTSIFFPHEPIRFMAQDLPAKGDDLYGKISVAKIMSKFALDTLFFIFYHYQGSYDQFLASRELSLRGWKFNKVNHCWFHKEVEKLPPGIEGKEEVTWRYFDYQKAWLSRRCGADFEYKEEEFEKLW, encoded by the coding sequence ATGTCGCAAAGAAAGCTGCAACAGGAGGTTGACAaggtgttgaagaaggttaAGGAAGGATTGGAGGAGTACGAGGAGATATATGAGAAGTTCCAGAATACAGAGTCCGATAACCAGTCGTACAGGGAAAAGCTTGAATCAGATTTGAAGCGTGAAATTAAGAAGTTGCAGAAACATAGAGAACAAATCAAGAATTGGTTGAGTAAAGATGATATCAAGGACCGTGCGGATGTGTTGATGGAGAATCGTAGGCTGATTGAAAGCGGGATGGAGAGATTTAAGTCTATTGAGAAGATTATGAAGACGAAAAAATTCTCAACAGAAGCGTTAACGAATCCGGATTTGATCAAAGATCCTCGAGAACTTAAGAAAAGAGAccagtttttgtttgttgaagaGTGTCTTGAGGAGTTGCAAAAGCAGCTGGATGCATTTGAAGTAGAGAATAATGAAGAACAGATAGAAAAACACACTTTCCACATCTCCAACTTGGAAAATATCCTTAAGCTCTTGCAAAACGACGATTTGGACCCAGAAACGGTCCAAGATTTCCAAGAAGATATCAGGTACTACGTGGATAATAACGACGACCCTGACTTTGTGGATTATGATACTATCTACCAAGATATGGGTTGCGAAATACAGCCAGAAGACCTTTTGAAGGAGCAAAGCACCCCAAGCAAACCAAAGAGAAGCGAACGGTCTCCTAGAAAGAAGGCCTCTCCAGCCCCAGCTTCCCTAAAGTCGAGTACATCTTCTCCAAGAGTAACAGCAACTTCAACGGTGCCTTCGGCTCAGCAACAGCAAGAATCAGATAACCAGGATAACGCCTCTGGCGCCGCTGATACTTCCGACGCTGCTACTGCGGCTGCAACCGCGgcggctgctgctgcctCTAATTCTTCTAGCGCTCAGAATAATGATACTAATAACGATGAAAAAGGTAATAGCAATGTCGATGAATCCAACAATGCATCATCAAAGGGTACCGACTCGCCATCTTCGGCTGCTGTCGCCGCTGCTGTCGCTGCTACAAATGGATCGGCTCAAAGTGCAGGCTCGACGTCAGCAACCCAGACAACAACGACACCTACCACCAGCAGTAGCACGAAATCCAAGAAAGATAAGGAACCAACCCCAATTCCACAAGCAGAAGATCTCCCCCCACCAAAGGATCTCTCGCAAGAAATAGAAGAGATTCTTGCAaaagatttggaaaataAATTAGCATTCAAAGATCCCCTAttcaaggaagaattgcCTTACTGGTTagaaaccaaaaagaagttaattCAACCTCCAAAAGAGATTGACGATTTCACGTTGAAGCATTTGGAGTCATCCTTACTAAACTGTCCAGATTCCCTAGATGCTGATACCCCTCGTCTTTTCGAAAACCCTCTATCACTACCACACCCCACATCTATCTTTTTCCCACACGAACCGATTAGATTTATGGCTCAAGATTTACCTGCCAAAGGTGACGACCTGTACGGAAAAATTTCTGTCGCTAAGATAATGTCAAAGTTTGCCCTTGATACACTGTTCTTTATATTCTATCACTATCAAGGATCATATGATCAATTCTTGGCTAGTAGGGAATTGTCGTTACGTGGTTGGAAATTTAATAAAGTCAACCATTGTTGGTTTCATAAAGAGGTGGAAAAACTTCCACCTGGAATAGAGggtaaagaagaagttactTGGAGATACTTCGATTATCAAAAAGCATGGCTGTCAAGAAGGTGTGGTGCAGACTTCGAAtacaaggaagaagagtttgaaaaactaTGGTGA
- the LYS2 gene encoding L-aminoadipate-semialdehyde dehydrogenase — translation MTALSAWASKLDNPTISVLPHDYLRPQQEPFVKQDELAFQLPQLEAASANSNSSAYEIVLAAWASLIYRLTGDDDIVLLVRDGKVIRFTIQPTWSFEELCKTVSEELAAVASLDSVDFDELSQHIKTQNELEVQPQLFRLGFVTEPGFSLATYKSSILDVALTLTGNQAQIVYNSLLYSKDRIAILADQITQFVSQVLENPQDIITKVSLITSSSESIIPDPTKNLGWCDFRGCIHDIFQDNAEKFPERTCVVETPATGSNESRVFTYKDINYASNIVAHYLINTGIKRGDIVMIYSSRGVDLMVCVMGVLKAGATFSVIDPAYPPVRQTVYLDVAKPKGLIVIKAAGTLDQFVEDFITEKLNVVSRIPSIAIQNDGSILGGKLPQQDQDCLAPYEHLKTKRTGIVVGPDSNPTLSFTSGSEGIPKGVLGRHFSLAYYFDWMAKEFNLSENDKFAMLSGIAHDPIQRDMFTPLFLGAQLLVPTQDDIGTPGQLASWMAKYGATVTHLTPAMGQLLAAQATTPFPKLHHAFFVGDILTKRDCLRLQTLAENVNIVNMYGTTETQRAVSYFTVKSRSEDANFLKKLKDVIPAGKGMYNVQLLVVNRYDRSQICGVGEVGEIYVRAGGLAAEYRGLPELNKEKFVNNWFVEEGHWKSLDKDNGEPWREFWLGPRDRLYRTGDLGRYLPDGNTECCGRADDQVKIRGFRIELGEIDTHISQYPLVRENITLVRNNSDNEKTLITFMVPRFDKPDELSKLSSDVPEGVANDPVVSGMIRYRHLVKDIKEFLKKRLASYAIPTVIIVLNKLPLNPNGKVDKPKLQFPTVKQLNLVAENSSVEVNDADFTKTEKEVRDLWLGVLPSRPASISPEDSFFDLGGHSIIATRMIFGLRNTLQVDLPLGTIFKYPTIRAFAGEIDRVKNSGLSSSDEVKTADYANDAKQLTESLLPKRFESRDALISSSANTGKTDLNVFVTGVTGFLGSYILADLLNRPTDSFSIKVFAHVRAKSEEAGLERLKQAGITYGTWSDKFTDKIEVVLGDLSKEKFGLDTEKWSKLTDQIDVIIHNGALVHWVYPYSKLRDPNVISTINVMSLASSGKAKYFTFVSSTSTIDTEHYFSLSDKLVAEGKTGILESDDLSGSATGLTSGYGQSKWAAEYIIRRAGERGLRGCIVRPGYVTGNSSNGSSNTDDFLLRFLKGVVQLGKIPDIENTVNMVPVDHVARVVTATAFNPPNEKELVVAHVTGHPRILFKDYLYQLKKYGYNVEVQPYSEWKISLEHSVISRGEENALYPLLHMCLDGLPENTRAPELDDTNATLSLKKDEKLTHVDVSSGKGATPEQIGIYIAFLNKVGFLPPPPSKGELSLPEVSLSEEQIKLVSSGAGARSSAAA, via the coding sequence ATGACGGCATTAAGTGCATGGGCAAGCAAGTTGGACAATCCAACGATTAGTGTGCTACCACACGACTATTTGAGACCACAACAGGAACCATTTGTGAAACAGGATGAACTGGCTTTCCAGTTGCCACAGCTAGAAGCTGCATCTGCGAATAGCAATAGTAGTGCGTACGAAATTGTGCTGGCTGCCTGGGCTAGTCTTATCTACAGGTTGACCGGCGATGACGACATTGTTTTGCTTGTTAGAGACGGTAAGGTGATTAGGTTCACAATTCAGCCGACTTGGTCCTTTGAGGAGTTGTGCAAGACGGTGAGTGAAGAGCTGGCCGCCGTAGCGTCTCTTGATTctgttgattttgatgagCTTTCTCAACATATTAAGACACAGAATGAGTTAGAGGTACAGCCGCAACTTTTCCGTCTAGGGTTTGTTACGGAGCCAGGGTTCTCATTAGCCACTTACAAGAGCTCAATTTTGGACGTGGCTCTTACTTTGACCGGTAACCAGGCGCAAATTGTGTACAATTCTTTGCTATATTCCAAGGATAGAATAGCCATATTGGCAGACCAAATTACGCAGTTCGTATCTCAAGTTTTGGAGAATCCTCAAGACATAATCACCAAGGTTTCTTTGATCACCAGCTCATCAGAATCTATCATTCCAGACCCTACCAAGAACTTGGGATGGTGCGATTTCCGTGGATGTATCCATGACATCTTCCAGGATAACGCAGAGAAGTTCCCAGAAAGAACTTGCGTTGTGGAAACCCCAGCTACTGGATCCAACGAGTCGCGTGTTTTCACTTACAAAGACATTAATTACGCATCTAATATCGTGGCCCACTACTTGATAAATACTGGAATCAAGAGGGGGGATATAGTGATGATTTACTCTTCCCGTGGTGTTGATTTAATGGTCTGCGTTATGGGTGTTTTAAAGGCCGGTGCAACCTTCTCCGTTATTGACCCAGCTTATCCACCTGTAAGACAAACTGTGTATCTTGACGTTGCCAAACCAAAGGGATTGATCGTTATCAAAGCAGCAGGAACGCTAGACCAGTTTGTCGAAGATTTCATCACTGAAAAGCTTAATGTGGTCTCCAGAATTCCATCAATTGCTATCCAAAATGATGGTTCGATACTTGGGGGTAAATTGCCACAGCAGGATCAAGATTGTCTTGCACCTTACGAACATTTGAAGACCAAAAGAACTGGTATTGTTGTCGGCCCAGACAGCAATCCTACATTATCCTTTACATCAGGTTCCGAAGGTATTCCAAAGGGTGTGCTAGGAAGGCATTTCTCATTGGCCTACTACTTTGATTGGATGGCCAAGGAATTTAACTTATCTGAGAATGATAAATTCGCCATGCTCAGTGGTATTGCCCATGACCCTATCCAAAGAGATATGTTCACCCCATTATTCTTAGGAGCTCAATTGCTTGTACCAACACAGGATGACATTGGTACCCCAGGTCAATTGGCTTCGTGGATGGCTAAATATGGCGCAACCGTTACTCATTTGACACCAGCTATGGGTCAATTGTTGGCTGCCCAGGCAACTACTCCATTCCCTAAACTTCACCACGCTTTCTTCGTAGGTGACATCTTAACTAAGAGAGACTGTTTGAGATTGCAAACTTTGGCAGAAAATGTCAACATTGTTAATATGTATGGTACCACTGAAACCCAACGTGCCGTCTCCTACTTCACAGTCAAATCTAGATCGGAGGATGCTAATTTCTTAAAGAAGCTAAAGGATGTCATACCTGCTGGTAAAGGTATGTACAACGTACAACTTTTGGTTGTTAATAGATACGACAGATCCCAAATTTGTGGGGTTGGTGAAGTCGGAGAAATCTACGTACGTGCAGGTGGTCTAGCAGCCGAATACCGTGGTTTACCAGAACTAAACAAGGAAAAGTTTGTCAATAACTGGttcgttgaagaaggtcATTGGAAAAGTCTTGATAAGGACAATGGTGAGCCTTGGAGAGAATTTTGGCTAGGTCCAAGAGACAGATTATACAGAACTGGTGATTTAGGTCGTTATCTTCCTGATGGAAATACAGAGTGCTGTGGGCGTGCTGATGATCAGGTGAAGATCAGAGGTTTCAGAATTGAGCTAGGTGAAATTGACACACATATCTCCCAATATCCTTTAGTTCGTGAAAACATTACGTTGGTTCGTAACAATAGCGATAATGAGAAAACCTTAATAACCTTTATGGTGCCAAGATTTGATAAACCAGACGAATTGTCAAAGCTATCTTCCGATGTCCCAGAAGGTGTTGCAAATGATCCAGTGGTTAGTGGCATGATTCGCTATCGCCACTTGGTTAAGGATATAAAggaattcttgaagaaaaggttgGCAAGTTATGCAATTCCAACTGTAATAATTGTTCTAAACAAGCTACCACTAAACCCTAACGGGAAAGTTGATAAACCTAAGTTGCAATTCCCTACAGTTAAGCAATTGAATCTTGTAGCTGAGAATTCATCCGTAGAAGTAAACGACGCAGATTTTACCAAAAccgaaaaagaagttaGAGATCTCTGGTTAGGTGTTTTACCCTCGAGACCTGCTTCTATTTCTCCAGAggattctttctttgacCTTGGTGGTCACTCCATTATTGCTACTAGAATGATCTTTGGATTGAGAAACACTCTGCAAGTTGATCTTCCTTTAGGAACTATTTTCAAGTACCCCACAATTAGAGCATTTGCCGGAGAAATTGACAGAGTTAAAAACTCAGGTTTGTCTTCATCTGACGAAGTTAAGACAGCTGATTATGCAAACGACGCAAAACAGCTAACCGaatctcttcttccaaagagaTTTGAATCCAGAGACGCTTTGATTTCGTCATCTGCTAACACAGGTAAAACCGATCTAAATGTGTTTGTCACTGGTGTAACGGGTTTCTTAGGTTCGTACATCTTGGCTGACCTTCTCAATCGTCCAACTGATTCTTTCAGCATTAAGGTGTTTGCTCATGTCAGAGCCAAGAGCGAAGAAGCTGGTTTAGAGAGATTGAAACAAGCTGGAATTACATACGGAACGTGGTCAGACAAGTTCACCGACAAGATAGAAGTAGTCTTAGGTGATTTGTCTAAGGAAAAGTTCGGATTGGACACGGAGAAATGGTCTAAACTAACGGACCAAATTGATGTTATTATTCACAATGGTGCTTTAGTTCACTGGGTTTATCCATACTCTAAGCTAAGAGATCCAAACGTGATTTCAACTATCAATGTGATGTCATTAGCATCATCCGGAAAGGCAAAGTACTTCACTTTCGTATCATCCACTTCCACTATTGATACTGAACATTACTTCTCCCTATCTGACAAATTAGTTGCAGAGGGTAAAACAGGTATTTTGGAGTCGGATGATTTATCTGGTTCAGCAACTGGTTTAACGAGTGGCTATGGTCAATCGAAATGGGCCGCAGAATATATCATTAGAAGGGCAGGAGAACGTGGTCTTCGCGGTTGTATAGTAAGACCAGGGTACGTCACTGGTAATTCATCAAATGGTTCATCTAACACAGATGATTTCCTTTTGAGATTCCTAAAGGGTGTTGTTCAATTAGGAAAGATTCCTGACATTGAAAACACTGTGAACATGGTTCCTGTCGATCATGTTGCTCGTGTTGTTACAGCAACTGCATTCAATCCAccaaatgaaaaagaattggtGGTTGCTCATGTCACCGGACATCCACGtatcttgttcaaagatTACCTATATCAATTGAAAAAGTATGGCTACAATGTTGAGGTTCAACCTTACTCGGAATGGAAAATATCCTTGGAACATTCCGTCATCTctagaggagaagaaaatgctTTGTATCCATTATTGCACATGTGCTTAGACGGTTTACCAGAAAACACCAGAGCTCCAGAGTTAGATGATACCAATGCCACTTTATCATTGAAAAAAGATGAGAAACTAACACATGTAGACGTTTCAAGTGGTAAAGGTGCTACTCCAGAACAGATTGGTATTTACATTGCTTTCTTGAATAAGGTTGGATTTTTGCCCCCACCTCCTTCAAAGGGCGAACTTTCTCTTCCTGAAGTATCTTTGTcagaagaacaaataaAGCTAGTATCTTCTGGTGCAGGTGCCCGTAgttcagcagcagcttaa
- the TKL1 gene encoding transketolase TKL1: MSQYSDIDRLAINTIRLLSVDQVASANSGHPGAPLGLAPAAHVVWKQMRLNPKNPEWINRDRFVLSNGHACALLYSLLHLFGYDFSIEDLKQFRHLGSKTPGHPEFELPGVEVTTGPLGQGISNAVGLAIAQANFAATYNKPDFELSDSFTYVFLGDGCLQEGVSSEACSLAGHLKLKNLIAFYDDNKITIDGNTNVSFDEDVGKRYEAYGWEVLSVENGNDDLDSISKALEQAKRSDKPTLIKLVTTIGFGSLQAGTHAVHGAPLKADDIKQLKTKFGFNPEESFVVPQEVYDLYNKSTIEPGIEANNKWNALFEAYSAKFPELGAEIKRRLAGELPTGWENKLPTYTPKDSAVASRKLSELLLQNIFEDIPELIGGSADLTPSNLTRTKEVVDFQAPSSGLGDYTGRYIRYGVREHGMGAIMNGISAFGANYKPYGGTFLNFVSYAAGALRLSALSGHPVIWVATHDSIGLGEDGPTHQPIETLAHFRALPNLQVWRPADGNEVSAAYKVALKSKHTPAVIALSRQNLPQLEGSSIEKAAKGGYVLQDVEQPDIAIVSTGSEVGIAVEAAKVLAEKNIKARIVSLPDFHTFDQQPKEYQLSVLPDGVPILSVEVLSTSGWAKYSHQQFGLNRFGASGKGPAVYEKFDFTPQGIASRAEKTVEFYKGKQVYSPLNTAF, from the coding sequence ATGTCTCAATATTCCGATATCGATCGTCTAGCTATCAACACTATCAGATTGTTGTCTGTTGACCAAGTTGCATCAGCCAACTCTGGTCACCCAGGTGCTCCATTGGGTCTAGCCCCAGCAGCCCATGTTGTGTGGAAGCAAATGAGATTGAACCCAAAGAACCCAGAATGGATCAACCGTGACAGATTTGTTTTGTCTAACGGTCACGCATGTGCATTGTTGTACTCCTTGTTGCATCTGTTTGGATACGACTTCTCCATTGAGGATTTGAAGCAATTCAGACACTTGGGCTCCAAGACTCCAGGTCACCCAGAATTCGAATTGCCAGGTGTCGAAGTGACTACTGGTCCATTGGGTCAAGGTATCTCTAACGCTGTTGGTTTGGCTATTGCTCAGGCCAACTTTGCTGCCACTTACAACAAGCCAGACTTTGAATTGTCTGACTCATTCACATACGTGTTTTTGGGTGACGGTTGTTTGCAAGAAGGTGTTTCATCTGAAGCTTGTTCTTTGGCTGGccatttgaaattgaagaacttgattGCCTTTTACGACGACAACAAGATCACCATCGATGGTAACACCAACGTGTCTTTCGACGAAGATGTTGGCAAGAGATACGAGGCCTACGGCTGGGAAGTGTTGAGCGTCGAAAACGGTAACGACGATCTGGACTCCATCAGCAAGGCCTTGGAGCAAGCCAAGCGCTCCGACAAGCCAACTTTGATCAAATTGGTCACCACCATCGGTTTCGGTTCCCTACAAGCCGGTACCCACGCCGTCCACGGTGCCCCATTGAAGGCCGACGATATCAAGCAATTGAAGACCAAGTTCGGCTTCAACCCTGAAGAATCCTTCGTCGTCCCACAAGAAGTCTACGACCTATACAACAAGTCCACCATCGAACCTGGTATCGAAGCCAACAACAAGTGGAACGCTCTATTCGAGGCCTACTCCGCCAAGTTCCCAGAATTGGGTGCCGAAATCAAGAGAAGACTTGCAGGTGAATTGCCAACTGGTTGGGAAAACAAGTTGCCAACTTACACTCCAAAGGACTCCGCCGTCGCTTCCAGAAAGTTGTCCGAGCTCCTATTGCAAAACATCTTCGAAGACATTCCAGAATTGATTGGTGGTTCCGCCGATTTGACCCCATCTAACTTGACTAGAACCAAGGAAGTTGTCGACTTCCAAGCTCCCTCCTCCGGTCTAGGTGACTACACCGGTAGATACATCAGATACGGTGTCCGTGAACACGGTATGGGTGCCATCATGAACGGTATCTCCGCTTTCGGTGCTAACTACAAGCCATACGGTGGTACTTTCTTGAACTTCGTCTCTTACGCCGCTGGTGCCTTGAGATTGTCCGCTTTGTCCGGTCACCCAGTCATCTGGGTCGCCACTCACGACTCCATCGGTCTAGGTGAAGATGGTCCAACCCATCAACCTATCGAAACTTTGGCCCACTTCAGAGCTCTTCCAAACTTGCAAGTTTGGAGACCAGCTGACGGTAACGAAGTTTCCGCTGCTTACAAGGTCGCCTTGAAGAGCAAGCACACTCCAGCCGTCATTGCTCTATCTAGACAAAACTTGCCTCAATTGGAAGGCTCTTCCATCGAAAAGGCCGCCAAGGGTGGTTACGTCTTGCAAGACGTCGAACAACCAGACATCGCCATCGTCTCCACTGGTTCCGAAGTTGGTATTGCCGTCGAAGCTGCTAAGGTTTTGGCTGAAAAGAACATCAAGGCCCGTATCGTCTCTCTACCAGACTTCCACACCTTTGACCAACAACCAAAGGAATACCAATTGTCCGTTCTACCAGATGGTGTCCCAATCTTGTCCGTCGAAGTCTTGTCCACTTCCGGTTGGGCTAAGTACTCTCACCAACAATTCGGTTTGAACAGATTCGGTGCCTCCGGTAAGGGTCCAGCCGTCTACGAGAAGTTCGATTTCACTCCACAAGGTATTGCTTCCAGAGCTGAAAAGACTGTTGAATTCTACAAGGGTAAGCAAGTCTATTCTCCTTTGAACACTGCTTTCTAA
- the LTP1 gene encoding tyrosine protein phosphatase LTP1 has protein sequence MTVKLSVAFVCLGNICRSPMAEAVFKHTVKQKGLEDRFERIESFGTAGYHVGEDPDPRSSATCRKHGVPVSHSAQQIKAKHFDEFDYIICMDESNLRNLKRLQPKNSKAQVSLFGKWNTDGKFREIVDDPYYGGNEGFEYNFKQVQYFSEQFLEKELK, from the coding sequence ATGACAGTAAAACTTTCAGTTGCTTTTGTTTGCCTCGGCAATATCTGTAGATCACCAATGGCTGAAGCTGTATTCAAACATACAGTGAAACAAAAGGGTTTAGAGGACAGATTCGAAAGAATTGAATCATTTGGCACAGCAGGATACCATGTAGGAGAAGATCCTGATCCTAGAAGTTCTGCTACTTGCCGTAAACACGGCGTTCCAGTTTCGCACTCTGCACAACAGATAAAAGCTAAGCATTTTGATGAATTTGACTATATTATCTGTATGGATGAATCTAACTTGAGAAATCTAAAAAGACTACAACCAAAGAACTCGAAAGCACAAGTCTCCTTATTTGGGAAGTGGAATACTGATGGGAAGTTCAGGGAAATTGTAGATGATCCATACTACGGCGGAAATGAGGGCTTCGAGTataatttcaaacaagTTCAGTACTTCAGCGAACAGTTTCTAGAAAAGGAACTGAAATAA
- the RAD16 gene encoding DNA repair protein RAD16: MTAEEGGFIRKRQTRASTRTRSRTAKKNVVYVVESGSDSENEPLVKGEDQEFQDEKVPIVEVLSSSSDEDEPLQESKPKRKKRQASKKQKEKKPKLTPFERNTAKLFEQHPELVNVFKKLQEEPPRPVQRAPQPDGMAVRLLPFQLEGLHWLQQQEDSEYNGGVLADEMGMGKTIQTIGLLMSDVTKRPSLVVAPTVALMQWKNEIQQHTNGQLSVYMYHGANRTTNIGDFKGVDVVLTTYAVLESVYRKQVYGFKRKAGTVKEMSVLHSIDFYRVILDEAHNIKDRQSNTAKAVNTLKTQKRWCLSGTPLQNRIGEMYSLIRFLNIEPFTRYFCKACPCNSENWQFSDYLHCDKCGHVGMQHTNFFNHFMLKNVQKHGIEGPGLESFQNIQTLLGKIMLRRTKVERADDLGLPPRIVTVRKDFFNDEEKDLYKSLYSDVKRKYNSYVEEGVVLNNYANIFTLITRMRQMADHPDLVLKRLHDSNGNSNSTGVIICQLCDDEAEEPIESKCHHKFCRLCINEYIDSFMADEKKLTCPVCHIGLSIDLQQPALEVDEEMFKKQSIVSRLNMGGKWRSSTKIEALVEELYNLRSDKRTIKSIVFSQFTSMLDLVEWRLKRAGFQTVKLQGSMTPTQRDQTIKYFMENIHCEVFLVSLKAGGVALNLCEASQVFILDPWWNPSVEWQSGDRVHRIGQFRPVKITRFCIEDSIESRIIELQEKKASMIHATINQDEAAINRLTPADLQFLFNN; this comes from the coding sequence ATGACAGCAGAGGAAGGAGGATTCATAAGGAAAAGACAGACCAGGGCCAGCACCCGCACCCGCAGCAGGACTGCTAAGAAAAACGTCGTGTATGTTGTTGAATCAGGCTCGGACTCCGAGAATGAACCCTTGGTCAAGGGCGAAGACCAGGAGTTCCAAGACGAAAAGGTACCCATCGTAGAAGTGCTGTCGTCTTCAtccgatgaagatgagCCGTTGCAAGAATCGAAACCAAAGCGCAAAAAGAGACAGGCCAGCAAGAAgcagaaagagaaaaagcCAAAGCTCACGCCTTTCGAACGTAACACGGCAAAACTTTTCGAGCAGCATCCGGAACTCGTAAACGTGTTCAAAAAATTGCAAGAAGAACCGCCTCGGCCAGTGCAAAGAGCCCCGCAACCTGACGGAATGGCCGTCCGCTTGTTGCCCTTTCAACTCGAGGGTTTGCACTGgttgcagcagcaggaAGATTCAGAATACAACGGAGGCGTTCTCGCTGACGAAATGGGTATGGGTAAAACCATCCAAACGATCGGGTTGTTGATGAGCGATGTCACCAAACGGCCGTCGCTTGTGGTCGCCCCAACAGTCGCCCTAATGCAGTGGAAAAACGAAATCCAACAGCACACAAACGGGCAGTTGTCCGTGTACATGTACCACGGTGCCAATAGAACCACCAACATAGGTGACTTCAAGGGTGTAGACGTCGTGTTGACCACTTATGCCGTATTGGAATCCGTGTACAGAAAACAGGTGTACGGGTTCAAACGTAAGGCTGGCACCGTCAAAGAGATGAGTGTGCTCCACTCGATAGACTTTTACAGAGTCATCTTGGATGAAGCACATAACATCAAAGATAGACAGAGCAACACCGCGAAAGCCGTCAATACCCTCAAGACCCAGAAGAGATGGTGCCTTTCCGGTACTCCGTTGCAAAACAGAATCGGTGAAATGTACTCTTTGATCAGGTTCTTGAATATAGAACCCTTTACGAGGTACTTTTGTAAAGCGTGTCCTTGTAACTCGGAAAATTGGCAGTTCTCCGACTATTTGCACTGTGACAAGTGTGGGCATGTCGGTATGCAACAcaccaacttcttcaaccaCTTTATGTTGAAGAATGTTCAAAAGCACGGTATCGAGGGCCCAGGCCTGGAATCTTTCCAAAATATACAAACGTTGTTGGGAAAGATCATGTTAAGAAGAACTAAGGTCGAAAGGGCAGACGATCTAGGACTACCCCCAAGAATTGTTACTGTTCGAAAGGACTTCTTCAACGACGAGGAAAAAGATCTTTACAAGAGCTTGTACTCTGATGTGAAGAGGAAATATAATTCGTACGTGGAAGAAGGTGTGGTCTTGAACAATTATGCTAATATTTTCACGTTAATCACAAGAATGAGACAGATGGCGGACCATCCAGATCTAGTCTTGAAAAGATTGCACGACTCCAACGGTAATAGCAATTCAACAGGGGTTATCATATGCCAGCTctgtgatgatgaagcagaagaacCCATAGAGTCAAAATGTCATCACAAATTTTGTCGTCTTTGTATCAATGAATATATCGACTCTTTCATGGCAGACGAGAAAAAGCTAACGTGCCCCGTGTGCCATATCGGGCTAAGTATTGATTTGCAACAACCAGctcttgaagttgatgaagaaatgtTCAAAAAGCAAAGTATTGTCAGTAGACTAAACATGGGTGGTAAATGGAGATCGTCTACAAAAATTGAAGCATTGGTGGAAGAATTGTATAACTTGAGAAGTGATAAGCGGACTATCAAATCAATTGTCTTCTCCCAGTTCACATCGATGCTAGATTTAGTTGAATGGAGATTGAAACGTGCTGGCTTCCAAACCGTTAAACTCCAAGGTAGTATGACCCCAACTCAAAGAGATCAAactatcaaatatttcatgGAGAACATTCATTGTGAAGTGTTCTTAGTAAGTTTAAAAGCAGGTGGTGTTGCCTTAAACTTATGCGAAGCTTCGCAAGTATTCATTTTAGATCCATGGTGGAACCCAAGTGTAGAATGGCAGAGTGGTGATAGAGTGCATAGAATTGGTCAATTTAGGCCAGTAAAAATTACAAGATTTTGCATAGAAGATAGCATTGAGTCTAGAATTATTGAGCttcaagagaaaaaagctAGCATGATTCATGCCACTATTAATCAAGATGAGGCAGCAATTAACAGATTAACTCCAGCagatcttcaatttttatTCAATAACTAA